The following coding sequences lie in one Phalacrocorax carbo chromosome 3, bPhaCar2.1, whole genome shotgun sequence genomic window:
- the EXO1 gene encoding exonuclease 1 isoform X1, whose translation MGIQGLLQFIKEAAEPTHVKKYKGQTVAVDTYCWLHKGAYACAEKLARGEPTDLYVVFCMKLVDMLLSFGIKPILVFDGCTLPSKKEVEKARREKRQASLQKGKQLLQEGKLSEARECFGRSVNVTHVMAHEVIKAARARGVDCIVAPYEADAQLAYLNKIGMVQAIITEDSDLLAFGCKKVFLKIDKFGNGLEIDQARLGNCKQLGNVFTEEKFRYMCILSGCDYLSSIHGIGLAKACKLLKLANNPDILKVIKKMGQYLKMNITVPEEYIQGFTRANNTFLYQLVFDPVNRKLVPLNAYRDDVDPETLIYAGRHFGDGTAFQIAIGNIDVDTMEQIDNYNPDTAQPVTQRSCGWNDRHANHVNSIWSRDYKLGPNADTVPHKMHSVEKPTTKGMEKIISVKRLKLPGKDLLAKRPRSDLEEISDGDLLNQYSFSKAKKSKKENNHDGQAQISVLSIQSLDSSGNSVTQESSNSLPRVRNKFASFLQKKNKEKDAVIVPGTRSRFFCNDAFTFEHNCDRAKKDDCDLPQDAEQDCQKQEVKHGADDVSQFSETEKSTRTTFTPPGETQKNCFRWFSSPVNNSGNLGPSHTLLSQQFHQQRSNCVVSQEDQINGVQTESGAVSGKLEEESSPVTELEQSSQSQRSFEPSECSLESSEIPQVSNNSSDAEESDSSSKLACDQRARSPVFSAVQTDRKTTIIKTKVPGLHKSSRIGSRIVTKLKPLIPAKVSGLSRKPSPVQKRNHCDAENKLGLQATISELRKNFQFKRQHEKLPSCKKSDPLSPIKDNIQLTPETEEEIFNHLERSHVQRAIFQ comes from the exons ATGGGGATTCAGGGCCTACTCCAGTTCATCAAGGAGGCTGCTGAACCAACCCACGTGAAGAAATACAAAGGGCAGACGGTAGCTGTGGACACCTACTGTTGGCTGCACAAAGGCGCTTATGCTTGTGCTGAAAAGCTGGCCCGAGGAGAGCCAACAGATCT TTATGTAGTTTTCTGTATGAAACTTGTCGATATGCTCCTCTCATTTGGAATTAAACCAATTTTGGTATTTGATGGATGCACCCTACCTTCTAAGAAGGAAGTGGAAAAGGCCCGACGAGA GAAGCGTCAGGCCAGTCTTCAGAAGGGGAAGCAATTGTTGCAGGAAGGGAAACTGTCAGAAGCTAGGGAATGTTTTGGGCGCAGTGTAAATGTTACCCATGTTATGGCTCATGAAGTTATTAAA GCTGCACGAGCCCGGGGAGTTGATTGTATTGTTGCTCCTTATGAAGCTGATGCTCAGTTGGCTTATCTTAACAAGATTGGCATGGTTCAAGCTATAATTACAGAAGACTCTGATCTTTTAGCTTTTGGATGTAAAAAg GTGTTTCTGAAAATTGACAAGTTTGGAAATGGACTAGAGATAGATCAAGCTCGACTAGGAAACTGCAAGCAGCTTGGAAATGTATTTACAGAAGAGAAATTCCGCTACATGTGTATTCTTTCTGGTTGTGACTACCTCTCGTCAATTCATGGAATTGGGTTAGCTAAAGCATGCAAGTTACTAAAATTAGCCAACAATCCAGATATTTTAAAG GTTATTAAGAAAATGGGGCAGTACTTGAAGATGAACATAACAGTACCAGAAGAATACATACAGGGTTTTACACGAGCCAATAATACATTCCTTTATCAATTAGTTTTTGATCCCGTCAACAGAAAATTAGTTCCTCTGAATGCATATAGGGATGATGTTGATCCAGAAACACTAATTTATGCAGGACG ACATTTTGGAGATGGTACTGCTTTTCAAATTGCCATTGGCAACATTGACGTTGATACAATGGAACAAATTGATAATTATAACCCAGACACTGCACAG cCTGTGACGCAGAGAAGTTGCGGCTGGAACGACAGACATGCGAATCATGTAAATAGCATTTGGAGCAGAGACTACAAGCTTGGCCCTAATGCAGATACTGTTCCGCATAAAATGCATTCCGTAGAGAAACCAACAACCAAAGGCATGGAGAAGATAATTAGTGTTAAAAGGCTAAAACTTCCAGGCAAAGATCTCTTGGCAAAAAGGCCAAGGAGTG ATTTGGAAGAAATCTCAGATGGGGATCTTCTGAACCAATattcattttccaaagcaaaaaaatccaagaagGAGAACAACCATGATGGTCAAGCACAAATTAGTGTTTTATCAATACAAAGCCTTGATTCTTCAGGGAATTCTGTGACTCAAGAAAGCTCTAACTCCCTGCCCAGAGTTAGAAATAAATTTGCTTCCtttctacaaaagaaaaacaaagagaaggatgctgtaATTGTTCCAGGAACAAGAAGCAG GTTTTTCTGCAATGATGCGTTTACATTTGAGCATAATTGTGATAGAGCAAAGAAGGATGACTGTGATCTACCTCAAGATGCTGAGCAGGATTGCCAGAAACAGGAAGTAAAACATGGAGCAGATGATGtttctcagttttcagaaactgaaaaatcaacAAGGACTACCTTTACGCCTCCTGGAGAAACGCAGAAAAATTGCTTCCGTTGGTTTAGCAGCCCCGTAAATAATTCAGGAAATCTTGGCCCATCTCATACTCTACTTTCACAGCAGTTTCACCAACAGAGAAGCAACTGTGTGGTATCCCAGGAAGATCAGATTAATGGGGTGCAAACAGAGAGTGGGGCAGTGTCTGGCAAACTGGAGGAAGAATCCTCCCCCGTAACAGAACTGGAACAGTCATCACAGTCTCAAAGGTCTTTTGAGCCATCAGAATGCAGTTTGGAGTCTTCAGAAATACCACAAGTGTCTAACAACAGTTCAGATGCAGAA GAATCGGACTCTAGTTCAAAACTGGCTTGTGATCAACGTGCTCGGTCTCCAGTATTTTCTGCTGTTCAAACTGACAGAAAAACTACCATCATAAAGACCAAG GTTCCTGGTTTACATAAATCCAGTCGTATAGGGTCGCGTATTGTAACAAAGCTCAAGCCATTGATACCAGCAAAAGTAAGTGGATTAAGCAGGAAACCATCACCTGTGCAGAAGAGAAATCACTGTGATGCTGAAAATAAGCTGGGACTGCAGGCCACCATTAGCGAACTTCGGAAAAACTTCCAATTTAAAAG acAGCATGAAAAACTTCCTTCTTGTAAAAAGTCAGATCCGTTGTCTCCAATCAAAGATAATATACAGCTCActccagaaacagaagaagaaatctttAATCATCTGGAACGTAGTCATGTTCAGCGAGCTATATTCCAGTGA
- the EXO1 gene encoding exonuclease 1 isoform X2 codes for MKLVDMLLSFGIKPILVFDGCTLPSKKEVEKARREKRQASLQKGKQLLQEGKLSEARECFGRSVNVTHVMAHEVIKAARARGVDCIVAPYEADAQLAYLNKIGMVQAIITEDSDLLAFGCKKVFLKIDKFGNGLEIDQARLGNCKQLGNVFTEEKFRYMCILSGCDYLSSIHGIGLAKACKLLKLANNPDILKVIKKMGQYLKMNITVPEEYIQGFTRANNTFLYQLVFDPVNRKLVPLNAYRDDVDPETLIYAGRHFGDGTAFQIAIGNIDVDTMEQIDNYNPDTAQPVTQRSCGWNDRHANHVNSIWSRDYKLGPNADTVPHKMHSVEKPTTKGMEKIISVKRLKLPGKDLLAKRPRSDLEEISDGDLLNQYSFSKAKKSKKENNHDGQAQISVLSIQSLDSSGNSVTQESSNSLPRVRNKFASFLQKKNKEKDAVIVPGTRSRFFCNDAFTFEHNCDRAKKDDCDLPQDAEQDCQKQEVKHGADDVSQFSETEKSTRTTFTPPGETQKNCFRWFSSPVNNSGNLGPSHTLLSQQFHQQRSNCVVSQEDQINGVQTESGAVSGKLEEESSPVTELEQSSQSQRSFEPSECSLESSEIPQVSNNSSDAEESDSSSKLACDQRARSPVFSAVQTDRKTTIIKTKVPGLHKSSRIGSRIVTKLKPLIPAKVSGLSRKPSPVQKRNHCDAENKLGLQATISELRKNFQFKRQHEKLPSCKKSDPLSPIKDNIQLTPETEEEIFNHLERSHVQRAIFQ; via the exons ATGAAACTTGTCGATATGCTCCTCTCATTTGGAATTAAACCAATTTTGGTATTTGATGGATGCACCCTACCTTCTAAGAAGGAAGTGGAAAAGGCCCGACGAGA GAAGCGTCAGGCCAGTCTTCAGAAGGGGAAGCAATTGTTGCAGGAAGGGAAACTGTCAGAAGCTAGGGAATGTTTTGGGCGCAGTGTAAATGTTACCCATGTTATGGCTCATGAAGTTATTAAA GCTGCACGAGCCCGGGGAGTTGATTGTATTGTTGCTCCTTATGAAGCTGATGCTCAGTTGGCTTATCTTAACAAGATTGGCATGGTTCAAGCTATAATTACAGAAGACTCTGATCTTTTAGCTTTTGGATGTAAAAAg GTGTTTCTGAAAATTGACAAGTTTGGAAATGGACTAGAGATAGATCAAGCTCGACTAGGAAACTGCAAGCAGCTTGGAAATGTATTTACAGAAGAGAAATTCCGCTACATGTGTATTCTTTCTGGTTGTGACTACCTCTCGTCAATTCATGGAATTGGGTTAGCTAAAGCATGCAAGTTACTAAAATTAGCCAACAATCCAGATATTTTAAAG GTTATTAAGAAAATGGGGCAGTACTTGAAGATGAACATAACAGTACCAGAAGAATACATACAGGGTTTTACACGAGCCAATAATACATTCCTTTATCAATTAGTTTTTGATCCCGTCAACAGAAAATTAGTTCCTCTGAATGCATATAGGGATGATGTTGATCCAGAAACACTAATTTATGCAGGACG ACATTTTGGAGATGGTACTGCTTTTCAAATTGCCATTGGCAACATTGACGTTGATACAATGGAACAAATTGATAATTATAACCCAGACACTGCACAG cCTGTGACGCAGAGAAGTTGCGGCTGGAACGACAGACATGCGAATCATGTAAATAGCATTTGGAGCAGAGACTACAAGCTTGGCCCTAATGCAGATACTGTTCCGCATAAAATGCATTCCGTAGAGAAACCAACAACCAAAGGCATGGAGAAGATAATTAGTGTTAAAAGGCTAAAACTTCCAGGCAAAGATCTCTTGGCAAAAAGGCCAAGGAGTG ATTTGGAAGAAATCTCAGATGGGGATCTTCTGAACCAATattcattttccaaagcaaaaaaatccaagaagGAGAACAACCATGATGGTCAAGCACAAATTAGTGTTTTATCAATACAAAGCCTTGATTCTTCAGGGAATTCTGTGACTCAAGAAAGCTCTAACTCCCTGCCCAGAGTTAGAAATAAATTTGCTTCCtttctacaaaagaaaaacaaagagaaggatgctgtaATTGTTCCAGGAACAAGAAGCAG GTTTTTCTGCAATGATGCGTTTACATTTGAGCATAATTGTGATAGAGCAAAGAAGGATGACTGTGATCTACCTCAAGATGCTGAGCAGGATTGCCAGAAACAGGAAGTAAAACATGGAGCAGATGATGtttctcagttttcagaaactgaaaaatcaacAAGGACTACCTTTACGCCTCCTGGAGAAACGCAGAAAAATTGCTTCCGTTGGTTTAGCAGCCCCGTAAATAATTCAGGAAATCTTGGCCCATCTCATACTCTACTTTCACAGCAGTTTCACCAACAGAGAAGCAACTGTGTGGTATCCCAGGAAGATCAGATTAATGGGGTGCAAACAGAGAGTGGGGCAGTGTCTGGCAAACTGGAGGAAGAATCCTCCCCCGTAACAGAACTGGAACAGTCATCACAGTCTCAAAGGTCTTTTGAGCCATCAGAATGCAGTTTGGAGTCTTCAGAAATACCACAAGTGTCTAACAACAGTTCAGATGCAGAA GAATCGGACTCTAGTTCAAAACTGGCTTGTGATCAACGTGCTCGGTCTCCAGTATTTTCTGCTGTTCAAACTGACAGAAAAACTACCATCATAAAGACCAAG GTTCCTGGTTTACATAAATCCAGTCGTATAGGGTCGCGTATTGTAACAAAGCTCAAGCCATTGATACCAGCAAAAGTAAGTGGATTAAGCAGGAAACCATCACCTGTGCAGAAGAGAAATCACTGTGATGCTGAAAATAAGCTGGGACTGCAGGCCACCATTAGCGAACTTCGGAAAAACTTCCAATTTAAAAG acAGCATGAAAAACTTCCTTCTTGTAAAAAGTCAGATCCGTTGTCTCCAATCAAAGATAATATACAGCTCActccagaaacagaagaagaaatctttAATCATCTGGAACGTAGTCATGTTCAGCGAGCTATATTCCAGTGA